The Equus asinus isolate D_3611 breed Donkey chromosome 22, EquAss-T2T_v2, whole genome shotgun sequence genome has a segment encoding these proteins:
- the TMT1A gene encoding thiol S-methyltransferase TMT1A, which produces MALTIFILQLAVYILAFPIYLLNFLGLWNRICKIWFPRFLERFTATYNEQMASKKRELFSNLQEFVGSSGKLSLLELGCGTGANFKYYPPGCRVTCIDPNPNFEKFLIKSVAENRHVQFERFVVAAGENMHQVADGSVDAVVCTLVLCSVENQEQILQEVCRVLRPGGAFYFMEHVAAERSTWNYFWQQVLHPVWYLVFDGCTLTRETWKALERANFSKLKLQHLQAPLSWELLRPHIYGYAVK; this is translated from the exons ATGGCGCTTACCATCTTTATACTCCAGCTGGCAGTTTACATCCTGGCATTTCCCATATACCTGCTGAACTTTCTGGGCTTGTGGAATAGGATATGTAAAATATGGTTCCCCCGCTTCTTGGAGAGGTTCACGGCGACGTACAATGAACAGATGGCCAGCAAGAAGCGGGAGCTCTTCAGCAACCTGCAGGAGTTTGTGGGATCCTCCGGGAAGCTCTCCCTGCTGGAATTGGGCTGTGGTACCGGGGCCAACTTCAAGTACTACCCGCCTGGGTGCAGGGTGACCTGTATTGACCCCAACCCCAACTTTGAGAAGTTCTTGATCAAGAGCGTTGCCGAGAACCGACATGTGCAGTTCGAGCGCTTTGTGGTGGCTGCCGGGGAGAACATGCACCAGGTGGCCGATGGCTCCGTGGACGCGGTGGTCTGCACCCTGGTCCTGTGCTCTGTGGAGAACCAGGAGCAGATCCTCCAGGAAGTGTGCAGGGTGCTGAGGCCG ggagGGGCTTTTTATTTCATGGAGCATGTAGCAGCTGAGCGTTCAACCTGGAATTACTTCTGGCAACAGGTCTTGCATCCTGTCTGGTACCTTGTGTTTGATGGGTGCACCCTAACCAGAGAGACCTGGAAGGCCCTAGAGAGGGCCAACTTCTCTAAGCTGAAGCTGCAGCACTTACAGGCCCCGCTGTCCTGGGAGCTGCTGCGCCCTCACATCTATGGATATGCTGTGAAATAG